A single Thunnus thynnus chromosome 6, fThuThy2.1, whole genome shotgun sequence DNA region contains:
- the gp9 gene encoding glycoprotein IX (platelet), whose product MLSSSGLAVFLLLVASSAHTFGQPCLCSAVLHSGLHVNCSSLNLMELPHLPSDTTEFHVQDNRLTSVSSGLFDKLVGLKKVSLSGNPFHCDCRIQYLRRWLLKNRAIVSQEPICASPSSVAQKAITELSDDYFSSCAPTSCTGRAFNTVMGVMLCCLIALLLWSLRLAKNTTFILFIDEKHSGIEVDSLRSLKPKHRRRLPIDLSEFSEDSDETPLVNMDLLPQVLDVLHKKHNIKIKAT is encoded by the coding sequence ATGCTCTCCAGTTCAGGATTAGCTGTCTTCCTACTCTTGGTTGCATCAAGTGCACACACTTTTGGTCAGCCCTGCTTATGTTCAGCTGTCCTGCATTCTGGTCTGCATGTCAACTGCAGCTCTCTCAACCTCATGGAGCTGCCTCACCTGCCCTCAGACACCACGGAGTTCCATGTGCAGGACAATCGGCTCACTTCGGTGTCTTCAGGCCTGTTTGACAAACTGGTTGGTCTTAAAAAGGTCTCCCTATCTGGCAACCCCTTCCACTGTGACTGCAGGATCCAATACCTGAGGAGGTGGTTGCTGAAGAACAGGGCTATTGTTTCTCAGGAGCCCATCTGCGCTAGTCCAAGCTCTGTGGCTCAGAAAGCCATCACTGAACTCAGCGATGACTATTTCTCTTCCTGTGCCCCGACAAGCTGCACTGGTAGAGCTTTTAACACGGTGATGGGAGTGATGTTATGCTGCCTCATTGCTCTGCTTCTGTGGAGCCTGAGACTAGCCAAAAACACCACCTTCATTCTATTCATAGATGAGAAACATTCAGGAATAGAGGTCGACTCTTTGCGCTCTTTGAAGCCCAAACACAGGAGGAGGCTGCCAATTGACCTGTCAGAATTCAGTGAGGACTCTGATGAAACGCCGCTTGTGAACATGGATTTACTGCCACAAGTACTGGATGTGTTGCACAAGAAGCACAATATAAAGATAAAGGCTACCTGA
- the LOC137184730 gene encoding haloacid dehalogenase-like hydrolase domain-containing 5 isoform X1, translating into MRGLLPLYRGLHTLSNRQARRKAGIVGSRCGFCGTESNSKPQPSFGLLFDIDGVLVRGRMPIPAAKKAFEKLVDSQGQFVVPVVFVTNAGNCLRQKKADQLSHILGVPITQDQVIMSHSPLRMFKKFHDKCVLVSGQGPVLEIAKNVGFKNVVSIDMLRESFPLLDMVDHNRRPKLPSNPVANLPKVEVVILFGEPIRWETNLQLIIDILLTNGNLSSVHLTQKMPHLPLLACNMDLMWMAEAHSPRFGHGTFLVCLENIYKKITGKDLKYEALIGKPSELTYHFAEYLIRSQAMQWQWKLPITSLYAIGDNLMTDIYGANLYNRYLEERVARKNPKAVAKMVATTGSTAAVPQEEEIDNLRESELALPSATSCKSVLVCTGVYNPKAEVPSNASHCIKETVFHGHRDFIFDPALVEPGHIVQDVAEAVDLIFEQEKFVPQ; encoded by the exons ATGAGGGGACTCCTGCCGCTTTACCGGGGCCTGCACACCCTGAGCAACCGTCAAGCCAGACGCAAAGCTGGGATTGTCGGTTCTCGGTGCGGGTTTTGCGGAACTGAGTCTAATAGCAAG CCACAGCCAAGCTTTGGACTGTTATTCGACATTGATGGCGTGCTTGTACGGGGAAGGATGCCAATCCCTGCAGCAAAAAAGGCGTTTGAGAAGTTGGTCGACTCTCAGGGACAGTTTGTGGTGCCAGTTGTTTTTGTCACAAATGCAGGGAACTGCCTCcgacaaaaaaaagcagaccAGCTCTCTCACATCCTGGGTGTACCT ATCACACAAGATCAAGTCATCATGTCCCATAGTCCACTGAGGATGTTTAAGAAGTTTCATGACAAGTGTGTGCTGGTCTCAGGACAGGGACCAGTCCTGGAAATTGCTAAAAA TGTCGGCTTTAAGAATGTTGTCAGTATTGATATGCTGAGGGAATCATTCCCATTGCTGGACATGGTGGATCACAACAGGAGACCCAAACTGCCG TCCAATCCTGTTGCCAACCTTCCAAAGGTTGAAG TTGTGATTCTGTTCGGGGAGCCAATTCGATGGGAGACCAACCTGCAGCTGATTATTGATATCTTGTTGACCAACGGTAACCTCAGTAGTGTTCACCTAACCCAAAAGATGCCTCACCTCCCCCTGCTGGCCTGCAACATGGACCTCATGTGGATGGCTGAGGCGCATTCCCCACG GTTTGGCCATGGGACGTTTCTTGTGTGCTTGGAGAACATCTACAAGAAGATAACTGGTAAAGACCTGAAGTATGAGGCTCTGATAGGAAAACCCAGCGAGCTGACCTACCATTTTGCGGAGTATCTCATCAGAAGCCAAGCCATGCAGTGGCAGTGGAAACTTCCCATCACTTCCCTTTATGCTATAGG GGATAACCTTATGACTGATATCTATGGCGCCAATCTATACAACCGCTACCTGGAGGAGAGAGTTGCTAGAAAGAATCCCAAAGCCGTTGCCAAGATGGTGGCCACCACAGGGTCAACCGCTGCAGTGCCCCAGGAGGAGGAGATCGACAACCTGCGGGAGAGCGAGCTAGCGCTGCCCTCTGCTACCTCCTGCAAGTCTGTCCTAGTCTGCACAGGGGTCTACAACCCCAAAGCAGAGGTGCCATCTAATGCAAGCCACTGCATCAAAGAGACTGTGTTTCACGGTCACCGGGACTTCATATTTGACCCCGCACTGGTGGAGCCGGGCCACATTGTGCAGGATGTGGCAGAAGCTGTCGACTTGATCTTTGAACAGGAAAAGTTTGTACCTCAGTAG
- the LOC137184730 gene encoding haloacid dehalogenase-like hydrolase domain-containing 5 isoform X2 has protein sequence MPIPAAKKAFEKLVDSQGQFVVPVVFVTNAGNCLRQKKADQLSHILGVPITQDQVIMSHSPLRMFKKFHDKCVLVSGQGPVLEIAKNVGFKNVVSIDMLRESFPLLDMVDHNRRPKLPSNPVANLPKVEVVILFGEPIRWETNLQLIIDILLTNGNLSSVHLTQKMPHLPLLACNMDLMWMAEAHSPRFGHGTFLVCLENIYKKITGKDLKYEALIGKPSELTYHFAEYLIRSQAMQWQWKLPITSLYAIGDNLMTDIYGANLYNRYLEERVARKNPKAVAKMVATTGSTAAVPQEEEIDNLRESELALPSATSCKSVLVCTGVYNPKAEVPSNASHCIKETVFHGHRDFIFDPALVEPGHIVQDVAEAVDLIFEQEKFVPQ, from the exons ATGCCAATCCCTGCAGCAAAAAAGGCGTTTGAGAAGTTGGTCGACTCTCAGGGACAGTTTGTGGTGCCAGTTGTTTTTGTCACAAATGCAGGGAACTGCCTCcgacaaaaaaaagcagaccAGCTCTCTCACATCCTGGGTGTACCT ATCACACAAGATCAAGTCATCATGTCCCATAGTCCACTGAGGATGTTTAAGAAGTTTCATGACAAGTGTGTGCTGGTCTCAGGACAGGGACCAGTCCTGGAAATTGCTAAAAA TGTCGGCTTTAAGAATGTTGTCAGTATTGATATGCTGAGGGAATCATTCCCATTGCTGGACATGGTGGATCACAACAGGAGACCCAAACTGCCG TCCAATCCTGTTGCCAACCTTCCAAAGGTTGAAG TTGTGATTCTGTTCGGGGAGCCAATTCGATGGGAGACCAACCTGCAGCTGATTATTGATATCTTGTTGACCAACGGTAACCTCAGTAGTGTTCACCTAACCCAAAAGATGCCTCACCTCCCCCTGCTGGCCTGCAACATGGACCTCATGTGGATGGCTGAGGCGCATTCCCCACG GTTTGGCCATGGGACGTTTCTTGTGTGCTTGGAGAACATCTACAAGAAGATAACTGGTAAAGACCTGAAGTATGAGGCTCTGATAGGAAAACCCAGCGAGCTGACCTACCATTTTGCGGAGTATCTCATCAGAAGCCAAGCCATGCAGTGGCAGTGGAAACTTCCCATCACTTCCCTTTATGCTATAGG GGATAACCTTATGACTGATATCTATGGCGCCAATCTATACAACCGCTACCTGGAGGAGAGAGTTGCTAGAAAGAATCCCAAAGCCGTTGCCAAGATGGTGGCCACCACAGGGTCAACCGCTGCAGTGCCCCAGGAGGAGGAGATCGACAACCTGCGGGAGAGCGAGCTAGCGCTGCCCTCTGCTACCTCCTGCAAGTCTGTCCTAGTCTGCACAGGGGTCTACAACCCCAAAGCAGAGGTGCCATCTAATGCAAGCCACTGCATCAAAGAGACTGTGTTTCACGGTCACCGGGACTTCATATTTGACCCCGCACTGGTGGAGCCGGGCCACATTGTGCAGGATGTGGCAGAAGCTGTCGACTTGATCTTTGAACAGGAAAAGTTTGTACCTCAGTAG
- the cnbpa gene encoding CCHC-type zinc finger, nucleic acid binding protein a isoform X1, with the protein MEMSSNSECFGCGRSGHWIKHCPNAGGARGRGRGRGRGKELFCYRCGDQGHMARDCDQTEDACYNCHRSGHISRDCKEPKKEREQLCYTCGKAGHMARDCDHANEQKCYSCGGFGHIQKLCDKVKCYRCGEIGHVAVHCSKASETNCYNCGKAGHLAKECTIEATA; encoded by the exons ATGGAGATGAGCAGCAACAGCGAGTGCTTTGGATGTGGCCGCTCGGGGCATTGGATCAAGCATTGCCCCAATGCTGGCGGTGCACGTGGACGCGGCAGGGGTCGGGGACGAGGCAAGG AGCTGTTCTGCTATCGGTGCGGAGACCAAGGACACATGGCCAGGGACTGTGACCAAACTGAGGATG cgTGCTACAACTGCCACAGGAGTGGCCACATTTCCCGGGACTGCAAGGAGCCCAAAAAGGAGAGGGAGCAGCTTTGCTACACCTGCGGCAAGGCTGGTCACATGGCCCGCGACTGTGATCATGCCAATGAGCAGAAGTGTTACTCCTGCGGAGGGTTTGGCCACATCCAGAAACTTTGTGATAAGGTGAAATGTTACAG gtGTGGTGAGATTGGTCACGTTGCTGTGCATTGCAGTAAAGCCAGCGAGACTAACTGCTACAACTGCGGAAAGGCAGGCCACCTGGCAAAAGAGTGCACCATTGAAGCCACCGCATAA
- the cnbpa gene encoding CCHC-type zinc finger, nucleic acid binding protein a isoform X2, with protein MEMSSNSECFGCGRSGHWIKHCPNAGGARGRGRGRGRELFCYRCGDQGHMARDCDQTEDACYNCHRSGHISRDCKEPKKEREQLCYTCGKAGHMARDCDHANEQKCYSCGGFGHIQKLCDKVKCYRCGEIGHVAVHCSKASETNCYNCGKAGHLAKECTIEATA; from the exons ATGGAGATGAGCAGCAACAGCGAGTGCTTTGGATGTGGCCGCTCGGGGCATTGGATCAAGCATTGCCCCAATGCTGGCGGTGCACGTGGACGCGGCAGGGGTCGGGGACGAG AGCTGTTCTGCTATCGGTGCGGAGACCAAGGACACATGGCCAGGGACTGTGACCAAACTGAGGATG cgTGCTACAACTGCCACAGGAGTGGCCACATTTCCCGGGACTGCAAGGAGCCCAAAAAGGAGAGGGAGCAGCTTTGCTACACCTGCGGCAAGGCTGGTCACATGGCCCGCGACTGTGATCATGCCAATGAGCAGAAGTGTTACTCCTGCGGAGGGTTTGGCCACATCCAGAAACTTTGTGATAAGGTGAAATGTTACAG gtGTGGTGAGATTGGTCACGTTGCTGTGCATTGCAGTAAAGCCAGCGAGACTAACTGCTACAACTGCGGAAAGGCAGGCCACCTGGCAAAAGAGTGCACCATTGAAGCCACCGCATAA
- the raf1a gene encoding raf-1 proto-oncogene, serine/threonine kinase a isoform X1, giving the protein MEHLQGAWKTLSNGFGMKDSAFEGPCLSPTMVQGFPCQRRSSDDSKMPDSKTSSTIRVYLPNQQRTVVNVRPGMTLHSCLIKALKVRGLQPQCCAVFRLHPGQRSKKFRMDWNTDSTSLIGEELLVEVLDHVPLTTHNFVRKTYLKLAFCDICQKFLLNGFRCQTCGYKFHEHCSTKVPTMCVDWSNIRQLLLCPTPGESGAPSLPPLTSRRMRESLTRFPSSAHRYSTPHAFNYTTPYPPTGGGLSQRQRSTSTPNVHMVSTTLPVDSSMIELDCLNTSPSSWCHRFWLKRKVGIVHFSQSFVEASSESPDKDAMRDHDSAGSSPNQSPTGWSQSQSKAPAPAQRERAPSFNTQEKNKIRPRDKRDSSYYWEIEASEVYLHSCIGSGSFGTVYKGKWHGDVAVKILKVTDPTPEQLQAFRNEVAVLRKTRHVNILLFMGYMTKDNLAIVTQWCEGSSLYKHIHVLETNLKMIQLIDIARQTAQGMDYLHAKNIIHRDMKSNNIFLHEGLTVKIGDFGLATVKARWSGSHQVEQPSGSILWMAPEVIRMQDNNPYSFQSDVYSYGIVLFELMTGELPYSQIANRDQIIFMVGRGYLSPDLSKLYKNCPKAMKRLVADCIKKSKDERPLFPQILSSIELLQHALPKINRSASEPSLHRASHTEDINACTLTSTRLPVF; this is encoded by the exons ATGGAGCACCTTCAGGGAGCGTGGAAGACCCTGAGCAACGGCTTCGGAATGAAGGACTCTGCGTTCGAGGGCCCGTGCCTTTCACCGACCATGGTCCAGGGCTTTCCCTGCCAGCGTCGCTCCTCAGATGACAGCAAGATGCCCGACTCCAAGACTAGCAGCACTATCCGCGTCTACCTCCCAAACCAGCAACGCACTGTG GTAAACGTTCGACCAGGTATGACTCTGCACAGTTGCCTGATTAAAGCCTTGAAGGTGAGAGGTCTGCAGCCTCAGTGCTGCGCTGTCTTCAGGCTGCATCCAGGACAGAGGAG TAAAAAATTCCGGATGGATTGGAATACTGACTCCACCTCACTGATTGGCGAAGAGCTGCTGGTGGAGGTTTTAGATCATGTTCCCTTGACTACGCATAATTTT GTCCGGAAGACATATCTGAAGCTAGCATTCTGTGATATTTGCCAGAAGTTTCTTTTGAATGGTTTCCGTTGCCAAACGTGTGGCTACAAATTCCATGAGCATTGTAGCACCAAAGTGCCCACAATGTGTGTGGACTGGAGCAACATCAGACAACTCCT gTTGTGTCCAACACCCGGTGAGAGCGGTGCCCCATCACTGCCCCCACTGACATCTCGGCGAATGAGAGAATCACTAACCCGGTTTCCAAG CTCGGCCCACCGGTATTCCACCCCTCATGCCTTCAACTACACCACGCCCTACCCACCCACAGGCGGCGGTCTCTCCCAGAGGCAGCGCTCCACCTCCACGCCCAACGTCCACATGGTTAGCACTACCCTGCCTGTAGACAGCAGCATGATTGAG CTAGACTGCCTGAATACCTCCCCCAGCTCCTGGTGCCATAGATTCTGGCTGAAGAGGAAAGTAGGTATTGTGCACTTCTCCCAGTCTTTTGTTGAGGCCTCATCCGAGAGTCCAGATAAG GATGCGATGCGTGATCATGATTCGG CGGGGAGTTCCCCTAACCAGAGCCCCACAGGCTGGTCCCAGTCCCAATCCAAAGCCCCTGCACCTGCCCAGCGAGAGAGGGCCCCGTCCTTCAACACtcaggagaaaaataaaata AGGCCTCGGGACAAGCGGGACTCGAGTTACTACTGGGAGATCGAGGCCAGTGAGGTGTATCTGCACTCCTGCATCGGTTCAGGCTCCTTTGGAACTGTATACAAAGGGAAATGGCATG GTGATGTAGCAGTGAAGATTTTAAAGGTGACTGACCCCACACCAGAGCAGTTACAGGCATTCAGAAATGAAGTGGCTGTCCTGAG GAAAACGCGACATGTCAACATCCTGTTGTTCATGGGTTACATGACGAAGGACAACCTGGCTATTGTGACCCAGTGGTGTGAGGGCAGCAGCCTCTACAAACATATTCATGTCCTGGAGACAAACTTAAAGATGATCCAGCTCATAGACATCGCCAGGCAGACCGCTCAGGGCATGGA CTATCTGCATGCAAAGAACATCATTCATCGTGACATGAAGTCCAACA ACATCTTCTTGCATGAAGGGCTAACAGTGAAAATTGGAGACTTCGGTCTTGCTACGGTGAAGGCCCGGTGGAGTGGCTCGCATCAGGTGGAGCAGCCTTCTGGATCCATTCTCTGGATG GCACCTGAGGTTATTCGGATGCAGGATAACAATCCTTACAGCTTCCAATCTGATGTCTATTCCTATGGAATTGTTCTCTTTGAGCTCATGACGGGAGAGCTCCCGTACTCCCAGATAGCAAACAGAGATCAG ATTATCTTTATGGTTGGAAGGGGCTATCTGTCCCCTGACCTCAGTAAGCTCTACAAGAACTGCCCCAAAGCCATGAAAAGGTTGGTCGCTGATTGCATCAAGAAGTCCAAGGACGAGAGGCCGCTCTTCCCGCAG aTCTTGTCCTCCATCGAGCTTCTCCAGCATGCCCTCCCTAAGATTAACCGCAGTGCCTCAGAACCGTCCCTGCACAGAGCCTCGCACACCGAGGATATCAATGCCTGTACTCTGACCTCCACCAGACTGCCTGTTTTTTAG
- the raf1a gene encoding raf-1 proto-oncogene, serine/threonine kinase a isoform X2: MEHLQGAWKTLSNGFGMKDSAFEGPCLSPTMVQGFPCQRRSSDDSKMPDSKTSSTIRVYLPNQQRTVVNVRPGMTLHSCLIKALKVRGLQPQCCAVFRLHPGQRSKKFRMDWNTDSTSLIGEELLVEVLDHVPLTTHNFVRKTYLKLAFCDICQKFLLNGFRCQTCGYKFHEHCSTKVPTMCVDWSNIRQLLLCPTPGESGAPSLPPLTSRRMRESLTRFPSSAHRYSTPHAFNYTTPYPPTGGGLSQRQRSTSTPNVHMVSTTLPVDSSMIEDAMRDHDSAGSSPNQSPTGWSQSQSKAPAPAQRERAPSFNTQEKNKIRPRDKRDSSYYWEIEASEVYLHSCIGSGSFGTVYKGKWHGDVAVKILKVTDPTPEQLQAFRNEVAVLRKTRHVNILLFMGYMTKDNLAIVTQWCEGSSLYKHIHVLETNLKMIQLIDIARQTAQGMDYLHAKNIIHRDMKSNNIFLHEGLTVKIGDFGLATVKARWSGSHQVEQPSGSILWMAPEVIRMQDNNPYSFQSDVYSYGIVLFELMTGELPYSQIANRDQIIFMVGRGYLSPDLSKLYKNCPKAMKRLVADCIKKSKDERPLFPQILSSIELLQHALPKINRSASEPSLHRASHTEDINACTLTSTRLPVF; the protein is encoded by the exons ATGGAGCACCTTCAGGGAGCGTGGAAGACCCTGAGCAACGGCTTCGGAATGAAGGACTCTGCGTTCGAGGGCCCGTGCCTTTCACCGACCATGGTCCAGGGCTTTCCCTGCCAGCGTCGCTCCTCAGATGACAGCAAGATGCCCGACTCCAAGACTAGCAGCACTATCCGCGTCTACCTCCCAAACCAGCAACGCACTGTG GTAAACGTTCGACCAGGTATGACTCTGCACAGTTGCCTGATTAAAGCCTTGAAGGTGAGAGGTCTGCAGCCTCAGTGCTGCGCTGTCTTCAGGCTGCATCCAGGACAGAGGAG TAAAAAATTCCGGATGGATTGGAATACTGACTCCACCTCACTGATTGGCGAAGAGCTGCTGGTGGAGGTTTTAGATCATGTTCCCTTGACTACGCATAATTTT GTCCGGAAGACATATCTGAAGCTAGCATTCTGTGATATTTGCCAGAAGTTTCTTTTGAATGGTTTCCGTTGCCAAACGTGTGGCTACAAATTCCATGAGCATTGTAGCACCAAAGTGCCCACAATGTGTGTGGACTGGAGCAACATCAGACAACTCCT gTTGTGTCCAACACCCGGTGAGAGCGGTGCCCCATCACTGCCCCCACTGACATCTCGGCGAATGAGAGAATCACTAACCCGGTTTCCAAG CTCGGCCCACCGGTATTCCACCCCTCATGCCTTCAACTACACCACGCCCTACCCACCCACAGGCGGCGGTCTCTCCCAGAGGCAGCGCTCCACCTCCACGCCCAACGTCCACATGGTTAGCACTACCCTGCCTGTAGACAGCAGCATGATTGAG GATGCGATGCGTGATCATGATTCGG CGGGGAGTTCCCCTAACCAGAGCCCCACAGGCTGGTCCCAGTCCCAATCCAAAGCCCCTGCACCTGCCCAGCGAGAGAGGGCCCCGTCCTTCAACACtcaggagaaaaataaaata AGGCCTCGGGACAAGCGGGACTCGAGTTACTACTGGGAGATCGAGGCCAGTGAGGTGTATCTGCACTCCTGCATCGGTTCAGGCTCCTTTGGAACTGTATACAAAGGGAAATGGCATG GTGATGTAGCAGTGAAGATTTTAAAGGTGACTGACCCCACACCAGAGCAGTTACAGGCATTCAGAAATGAAGTGGCTGTCCTGAG GAAAACGCGACATGTCAACATCCTGTTGTTCATGGGTTACATGACGAAGGACAACCTGGCTATTGTGACCCAGTGGTGTGAGGGCAGCAGCCTCTACAAACATATTCATGTCCTGGAGACAAACTTAAAGATGATCCAGCTCATAGACATCGCCAGGCAGACCGCTCAGGGCATGGA CTATCTGCATGCAAAGAACATCATTCATCGTGACATGAAGTCCAACA ACATCTTCTTGCATGAAGGGCTAACAGTGAAAATTGGAGACTTCGGTCTTGCTACGGTGAAGGCCCGGTGGAGTGGCTCGCATCAGGTGGAGCAGCCTTCTGGATCCATTCTCTGGATG GCACCTGAGGTTATTCGGATGCAGGATAACAATCCTTACAGCTTCCAATCTGATGTCTATTCCTATGGAATTGTTCTCTTTGAGCTCATGACGGGAGAGCTCCCGTACTCCCAGATAGCAAACAGAGATCAG ATTATCTTTATGGTTGGAAGGGGCTATCTGTCCCCTGACCTCAGTAAGCTCTACAAGAACTGCCCCAAAGCCATGAAAAGGTTGGTCGCTGATTGCATCAAGAAGTCCAAGGACGAGAGGCCGCTCTTCCCGCAG aTCTTGTCCTCCATCGAGCTTCTCCAGCATGCCCTCCCTAAGATTAACCGCAGTGCCTCAGAACCGTCCCTGCACAGAGCCTCGCACACCGAGGATATCAATGCCTGTACTCTGACCTCCACCAGACTGCCTGTTTTTTAG